In Zingiber officinale cultivar Zhangliang chromosome 1A, Zo_v1.1, whole genome shotgun sequence, a genomic segment contains:
- the LOC121996623 gene encoding uncharacterized protein LOC121996623 — protein MIVGTEFDTTLEFQEKEDVINAVKQYSLNCSREYEVDESSSRVWSVVCRNTKYGCSWQLRAARLKKLGKGWDITRYKGPHTCVARAISLDHRQLDLNFIFNCILEGVKKDPFKSVGSIIVEIHNWLHFKPSYRKAWEAKQKAIVRIWGDWDESYQRLPHFFAALQQTNPGSVVWWAFDDHTHVRHRAVEFNKKILRRQFWSFKPAIDSIEFTKPVIQIDGTFLYGKYKHSLLIATTIDGDNSVIPLAYALVESENVDSWGWFMALLRTHVVRCDDNE, from the exons ATGATAGTTGGTACAGAATTTGATACAACATTGGAGTTTCAAGAGAAGGAAGATGTAATTAATGCAGTTAAACAATATTCCTTGAATTGCAGTCGAGAATATGAAGTTGATGAGTCAAGTTCGCGTGTTTGGTCAGTCGTATGTAGGAACACTAAATATGGGTGTAGTTGGCAGTTACGTGCAGCAAGGCTAAAGAAACTTGGTAAAGGATGGGACATAACACGATATAAAGGTCCACACACATGTGTTGCGAGGGCTATATCACTTGATCACAGGCAATTggacttaaattttatattcaaCTGCATATTGGAAGGGGTGAAGAAAGATCCATTCAAGTCAGTTGGAAGTATTATCGTTGAAATTCACAATTGGTTGCATTTCAAACCCTCCTATAGGAAAGCATGGGAGGCTAAACAGAAGGCTATTGTCAGAATTTGGGGTGATTGGGATGAATCATACCAACGTCTACCACATTTCTTTGCAGCTCTGCAACAGACAAATCCTGGAAGTGTTGTATGGTGGGCATTCGATGATCACACTCATGTCAGGCATCGTGCAGTTGAATTCAACAAAAAAATTTTGCGTCGACAATTTTGGTCATTCAAACCGGCTATCGACAGTATCGAGTTCACAAAGCCAGTGATCCAAATTGATGGAACTTTCCTTTATGGTAAGTATAAACATTCACTCCTAATTGCAACAACCATTGATGGAGATAACTCTGTAATTCCACTGGCTTATGCGCTAGTAGAGTCCGAGAATGTGGACAGTTGGGGATGGTTCATGGCACTCCTTCGAACGCATGTAGTAAGGTGTGATG ACAATGAATAA
- the LOC122019298 gene encoding probable GTP diphosphokinase CRSH1, chloroplastic, whose translation MSVVSSPLRHHCYYHPRRPLFQKYALDHRLLILPFPSSPLRDLAVRISFSSSISSSDGPSSPSNPPMVEQPGGKMVVELVGAFNDLTGRMGGALSTTSSSWLLFKALKLSIPLLQSLPIASDGRPPLSRALSVACLLADLQMDAEVISAGMLREALEAGAITLYEVKSQISTSISHLLHETMRLSRIPSKFEISDDESANALRRYCLSFYDIRAVVLELVGKLDMMRHLDHLPRYLQQIKSLEVLKIYAPLAHAVGIGALSTELEDLSFRYLFPYSYLYLDTWLRSYETDVGPLLDAYKEQLLEVLEVDTELQLMVNGISVNGRYKSRFSTMKKLLRDGRRLEEVNDLLGLRVILNPRPGDDMLERGEGACYRTHEIIQSLWKEVPSRTKNYIARPKKNGYRSLHVAVDVSEKGRVRPLLEIQIRTKQMDSLASGGAASHSLYKAGVTDPDEAKRLKAIMMTAAELAALRLKDLPSTNHKGLEIDHRNRIFHLLDKNGDGRISIEELTEVMEELGAGSKDAQELMQLLDSNCDGSLSSEEFNLFQRQVEFMRNMEEKDDQYRAILGKKLQMSDSTGLMQVYRKELGSKLALS comes from the exons ATGTCGGTCGTCTCCTCCCCGCTCCGCCACCACTGTTACTACCACCCACGCCGTCCTCTGTTCCAAAAGTATGCCCTGGACCATCGGCTCCTCATCCTCCCCTTCCCTTCCTCTCCCCTCCGCGACCTCGCTGTGCGGATCTCGTTCTCCTCATCTATCTCTTCTTCTGACGGCCCTTCTTCTCCGAGCAATCCTCCTATGGTCGAGCAGCCTGGTGGAAAGATGGTGGTGGAGCTGGTGGGTGCCTTCAACGACTTGACCGGTAGGATGGGCGGAGCTCTCTCCACCACTTCATCTTCTTGGTTGCTCTTCAAGGCCCTAAAGTTGTCCATTCCCTTGCTCCAGTCTCTTCCAATAGCGTCTGATGGTCGCCCGCCGTTGTCCCGCGCTCTTTCTGTTGCTTGCCTCCTCGCTGATCTTCAG ATGGACGCAGAAGTTATTTCTGCTGGCATGCTTAGAGAAGCTTTAGAGGCAGGTGCTATTACACTATATGAAGTGAAAAGTCAAATAAGCACCAGCATTTCCCATCTTTTGCATGAGACCATGCGCTTAAGCCGTATTCCTTCTAAATTTGAGATTTCAGATGATGAAAGTGCCAATGCTTTGAGGAGATACTGTTTATCCTTCTATGACATCCGGGCAGTGGTTCTAGAGCTTGTTGGCAAACTTGATATGATGAGGCATCTTGATCATCTTCCAAGATATCTCCAGCAGATAAAGTCTTTGGAGGTTTTGAAGATTTATGCTCCTCTTGCCCATGCAGTGGGAATCGGTGCATTGTCCACTGAGCTTGAGGATCTCTCCTTCCGATATTTGTTTCCCTACTCTTACCTATACTTGGATACTTGGCTGAGAAGTTACGAGACAGATGTTGGGCCCTTGTTAGATGCATACAAGGAACAGCTACTTGAAGTACTTGAAGTTGATACTGAGTTACAATTGATGGTCAATGGCATCTCAGTTAATGGTAGATACAAAAGCCGTTTCAGCACCATGAAGAAACTATTGAGAGACGGACGCAGACTGGAAGAAGTGAATGATCTTTTGGGTTTGCGGGTAATCTTGAATCCTCGACCAGGGGATGACATGCTTGAGAGGGGTGAAGGAGCTTGTTACAGGACACATGAAATAATCCAATCTCTGTGGAAAGAAGTACCCAGCAGGACCAAGAATTATATAGCTAGGCCCAAGAAGAATGGATACAGAAGCTTACATGTGGCTGTTGATGTTAGTGAAAAAGGAAGGGTCCGACCGCTGCTAGAGATACAGATTCGGACAAAACAGATGGATTCTTTGGCTTCTGGAGGAGCTGCTTCTCATTCATTATACAAAGCAGGTGTTACAGATCCCGATGAG GCAAAACGGCTAAAGGCAATTATGATGACTGCAGCTGAACTTGCAGCTCTTCGTCTCAAAGATCTACCATCCACAAATCATAAAGGACTTGAGATTGACCACAGAAACCGAATCTTTCACCTTCTTGATAAAAATGGTGACGGTAGAATCAGCATTGAGGAGCTTACGGAAGTGATGGAAGAACTTGGAGCAGGAAGTAAAGATGCTCAGGAACTCATGCAACTTCTTGATTCAAATTGTGATGGTTCCCTGAGCTCTGAAGAATTCAATTTGTTTCAAAGACAG GTTGAATTTATGAGGAATATGGAGGAAAAAGACGATCAGTACAGAGCCATTTTGGGAAAGAAGCTTCAAATGAGTGACAGTACTGGCTTAATGCAAGTGTACCGCAAGGAACTGGGGAGCAAGTTAGCACTGAGCTGA
- the LOC122019315 gene encoding uncharacterized protein LOC122019315 isoform X3, translating into MRTLRIDPLDSFKKYKGGYNITSKHYWSSTIYTGRYGYIIGTIWLLSGFVYACILAVARRTCLLKKERKQKILPRSERHLVWVTLLGILYTCLAIVASGIVLDGCSKFHSRVQSIKNIIVETSEEASQTIFDVIKAVDDMESVTPQYGSLGGSSYLNSTLQNLNDEAVNMPRKAEKSMGMVNRAINILRMVTIFIIVLNLVVILTVLVLRSLRLRLRLHQTFYLFSGDTCAAFEEYQQNPQNSTLSSILQCSEQLSANIFLHDIRQRIHDTIDQVSANISAVKSLSLVCNPFSGPPEYSYQPGNCSSNTIKIGDVPQVLKEHRCSDDSGTCSHGNFLSSIAYTRVQVYASSMQNILDGFPRMERLANCQLVRDAFSKILVENCKPLKDNAHLTSTTMAVLSAIMVALALLLISEAHYHDGSHSSAVSVRPQPISAESHIGPQVTCSKNGGSDP; encoded by the exons CTATAACATCACAAGCAAGCATTACTGGAGT TCTACAATTTATACAGGGAGATATGGGTACATAATTGGCACAATATGGCTTCTCAGTGGCTTTGTGTATGCTTGCATTCTCGCGGTGGCACGGAGGACTTGTTTGCTCAAAAAGGAAAGGAAACAAAAGATACTTCCTCGCTCTGAGAGACATCTTGTCTGGGTAACATTACTTGGGATCCTATATACATGCCTAGCCAT AGTAGCATCTGGAATAGTACTTGATGGATGCTCTAAATTTCATTCGAGGGTGCAATCAATCAAGAACATCATTGTAGAAACATCAGAAGAGGCTTCACAAACCatatttgatgtgatcaaagctGTCGATGACATGGAAAGTGTTACGCCGCAATATGGCAGTCTTGGAGGATCCAGCTATCTGAATTCCACATTGCAAAATCTTAATGATGAAGCTGTGAACATGCCGCGAAAAGCTGAGAAGAGCATGGGGATGGTTAACAGGGCAATCAACATATT GAGAATGGTGACTATCTTCATCATTGTGCTGAATCTTGTAGTTATTCTTACAGTGCTTG TCTTGAGATCTCTAAGACTAAGACTAAGACTTCACCAGACATTTTACCT GTTCTCTGGTGATACCTGTGCAGCTTTTGAGGAGTATCAACAaaatcctcaaaatagcaccttAAGCTCAATCCTACAATGCAGTGAGCAACTCTCAGCTAATATTTTTCTACATGATATCCGGCAAAGAATCCACGATACAATTGACCAG GTAAGTGCAAACATATCAGCAGTGAAATCACTGTCTCTAGTCTGTAACCCTTTTTCTGGACCACCGGAGTATTCTTACCAGCCAGGAAATTGTTCTTCCAACACAATCAAAATAGGAGATGTTCCTCAG GTCTTGAAGGAACATAGATGCTCAGATGATAGTGGAACTTGCAGCCATGGTAACTTTTTATCATCCATCGCGTACACAAGAGTGCAGGTCTACGCAAGCTCAATGCAGAATATACTCGATGGATTTCCCCGCATGGAAAGACTCGCAAATTGTCAGTTGGTTAGGGATGCATTCTCCAAGATTCTTGTTGAGAATTGCAAACCATTGAAGGATAATGCTCACTTGACATCAACCACTATGGCGGTTCTATCAGCCATCATGGTTGCTCTTGCATTGCTTTTGATTTCTGAAGCTCACTATCATGATGGATCACACTCTTCTGCTGTCTCTGTAAGACCTCAGCCAATCTCTGCAGAGAGTCATATTGGTCCACAAGTAACTTGTAGTAAAAATGGAGGTTCAGATCCATAG